From a region of the Ovis aries strain OAR_USU_Benz2616 breed Rambouillet chromosome 2, ARS-UI_Ramb_v3.0, whole genome shotgun sequence genome:
- the HRURF gene encoding protein HRURF: protein MAQPTASAQKLVRPIRAVCRILQIPEPDPSSLRP from the coding sequence ATGGCGCAACCCACGGCCTCGGCCCAGAAGCTGGTGCGGCCGATTCGCGCCGTGTGCCGCATCTTGCAGATCCCGGAGCCCGACCCCTCCAGCCTGCGGCCCTAG